The sequence CATAGAGATAAAGTCTGAAAATGATTTAACAGTCTGAGGTGAATAAGATGGCGATTATAATTAATATTGACGTGATGTTGGCTAAAAGAAAAATGAGCGTTACAGAACTTTCGGAGAGAGTTGGAATAACAATGGCTAACCTTTCTATTCTAAAAAATGGGAAAGCCAAAGCGATTCGATTAACAACGTTAGAGGGGATTTGTAAAGCTTTAGAATGTCAGCCTGGAGATATTTTAGAATACAAAAATGACCAAGACAATTAATGATAATCAAGTTGGGATCTTTAAGTAAAAAGAAAGGGCAATGGAATGAAAATTAAATTAATCCAGCCAAAAATGAGTCTTAGACCCATGGATTCAGAATTTAAACGCTTAATGTCACCTTCCTTGTCCCTATTAGTATTAGCTGCTCTTACTCCGAAGGAACATTCAATAATCATTGAAGATGAAAATGCTAATCTACTTAACTTAGAGGATTCCCCAGATCTAGTTGGAATTACAGTGAATATTGATACTTCTAATCGAGGGTATCAAATTGCTGAGTATTATCGCAAGAAAAAGGTCCCAGTCATCCTGGGCGGGATTCATGTCAGTGCAAATCCTGAAGAAGCCTTACAGTTTGCGGATTCTATTTGTATCGGAGAGGCTGAAAACCTTTGGCTTGATATTCTTTCCGACGTAAGTCTAGGTCAACTAAAACCTAAGTATTATTCCACGATAATAGCTGATCCCAGCAAAATACCTATTCCACGCTGGAGTCTAACTCCCTCTGGAAAATACCTCTATACTAATATCATTGTTGCCAGCCGTGGATGCCCCTTTAAATGTGAATTCTGCTATAATAGCTGCGATTATGTACATCATCAATATCGCAATCGGCCAATAGCCAATGTCCTTGAGGAGATAAAACAGCTAAAAACCAAACACGTCATGTTCATTGATGATAACCTTATTGGGGATATTGGCTGGACCAGAGCATTTCTTGAGGAAATTAAACCCCTTGGTCTCAAATGGAATGCAGCTGTATCTGCTAATATACTCAATCATCTGGATGTATTAGATCAAATGCAAGAGAGTGGTTGTCAAAGCCTATTTATTGGCTTCGAGTCAATTAATGAACAGTCCATTCGAAGTGTTCAAAAGTTCCAAAATAAACGAGAAAATTATGAGCGCTTGATTCATGAGCTGCATAAGCGAGGTATTATGGTAAATGCCAGCCTTGTCTTTGGTTTTGATCATGATTCTCCCCAAGTTTTTCAAAACACTCTGGACTGGTTGGTTAAAAACAAAGTCGAAACAATGACAGCTCACATTCTCACACCGTATCCAGGTACAATTTTATATGAAAGGTTCTTTTCAGAGGGAAGGATTGTTGATTTTGATTTAAGCCATTATAACACTGCCAACGTTGTCTTTTCCCCTAAACAGATGAGTCAGAAAGAATTACTAGAGGGGTATTTGTGGATTTACAAAGAGTTCTACTCATTTAAAAATATTTTTAAAAGAATACCTGACCATCCGAAGCAAAAAGTGCCATATCTGTTATTTAGTTTAATCTATCGTAAATTTGGGAAATTAATTTCTAAAATTGCTAGTTTGGGTTTTATGAGTTCTGTTGGTAGATTAGCAAGGAAGCTTTCTTATCATATTGAGTAAGCTCTTAACCGAAGAACAGTGGCTTGTTTACTTACAACATGCCACTGTTCTTCGGTTCTATTTTCTTTCCTTATGAGTTAAGAAAAAACATCCTGCAAATCTATTATAAGATCTTGAAAAATGCCTACGACGATTGAATCTTCCTCAATATACACTTCCGGGCGGCTAAATTTTCCTTACTTAGTAAGTTGGAAAACCGAAATAGTCTTTTCCTCCGGGTGAACGATCCAGTACTCACGAACCCCAACTTTTTCATAAAGATTAAATTTATCTTTAAGGTCTTTTTGAAACGTAGAGGGTGAAGTTATCTCAATAACCAAGTCTGGACTTCCTATACAACCCCGATCGTCTAATTTATGTTTGTCACAAATGATTACAATATCAGGTTGTACGACAGTAGATGTTT comes from Desulfosporosinus meridiei DSM 13257 and encodes:
- a CDS encoding helix-turn-helix domain-containing protein; this translates as MAIIINIDVMLAKRKMSVTELSERVGITMANLSILKNGKAKAIRLTTLEGICKALECQPGDILEYKNDQDN
- a CDS encoding B12-binding domain-containing radical SAM protein, producing the protein MKIKLIQPKMSLRPMDSEFKRLMSPSLSLLVLAALTPKEHSIIIEDENANLLNLEDSPDLVGITVNIDTSNRGYQIAEYYRKKKVPVILGGIHVSANPEEALQFADSICIGEAENLWLDILSDVSLGQLKPKYYSTIIADPSKIPIPRWSLTPSGKYLYTNIIVASRGCPFKCEFCYNSCDYVHHQYRNRPIANVLEEIKQLKTKHVMFIDDNLIGDIGWTRAFLEEIKPLGLKWNAAVSANILNHLDVLDQMQESGCQSLFIGFESINEQSIRSVQKFQNKRENYERLIHELHKRGIMVNASLVFGFDHDSPQVFQNTLDWLVKNKVETMTAHILTPYPGTILYERFFSEGRIVDFDLSHYNTANVVFSPKQMSQKELLEGYLWIYKEFYSFKNIFKRIPDHPKQKVPYLLFSLIYRKFGKLISKIASLGFMSSVGRLARKLSYHIE